The following proteins are encoded in a genomic region of Arachis ipaensis cultivar K30076 chromosome B02, Araip1.1, whole genome shotgun sequence:
- the LOC107627879 gene encoding uncharacterized protein LOC107627879 isoform X1, protein MEFNLSGVKVVVEQKQEEVNQLKGRITFFSRSNCRDCTAVRKFFREKGLPYVEINIDVFREREKELMERTGVSAVPQIFFNEKMFGGLVALNSLRRSGDFDRRVAEMLAEKCPDEAPAPPVYGVDPINHDRKDELYDQIRFVRQKIVISDRWRRMKIVRDCFVGEELVDALVEYLGCARSEAVVLGKQLARKHFIHHVFGEHDFEEGNHVYRFLEHEPFIESCYNFRDATNYNEPKSAAVVADRLTKIMYAILESYASDDRQYIDYDAVRQSEEFRRCNQRSAYSLGKPFGTGDKRLEVVLVKFNPLIHFGLCMGSKFSPKIRFFSAQRVEDELRGATRDFFENNNGIEVDLEKRTVHLTPLLKWFGGDFGTEKDILNWVLNYLSPSKSGLLSHLLCDAGPVTVSYKNFDWSMKT, encoded by the exons ATGGAGTTCAACCTCTCCGGTGTCAAGGTGGTAGTAGAGCAGAAACAGGAGGAAGTGAATCAACTGAAAGGAAGAATCACCTTCTTCTCGAGATCGAATTGCAGAGACTGCACCGCCGTGAGGAAATTCTTCAGAGAGAAAGGTCTTCCGTACGTTGAGATAAACATCGACGTTTTCAGGGAGCGTGAGAAGGAGTTAATGGAGAGAACTGGAGTCTCAGCGGTGCCGCAGATTTTCTTCAACGAGAAGATGTTCGGCGGTTTGGTGGCGCTTAACTCGCTCCGTAGAAGCGGCGATTTCGATCGGAGGGTGGCGGAGATGCTGGCGGAGAAGTGTCCCGACGAAGCGCCGGCGCCGCCGGTGTACGGTGTCGATCCTATAAATCATGATAGGAAAGACGAGCTTTATGATCAGATTAGGTTCGTACGGCAGAAAATTGTGATCAGTGATCGGTGGAGGAGGATGAAGATCGTGAGGGACTGTTTCGTTGGCGAAGAGCTCGTTGATGCTTTGGTTGAATACCTTGGTTGCGCGCGTAGCGAG GCTGTTGTGCTCGGAAAACAGTTAGCCAGGAAGCACTTCATTCACCATGTTTTCGG GGAACATGATTTTGAGGAGGGAAATCACGTATACCGTTTCCTTGAGCATGAACCTTTTATCGAAAGTTGCTACAATTTCCGTGATGCTACAAATTATAATGAACCAAAGTCTGCAGCTGTTGTTGCCGACAGGCTTACCAAGATTATGTATGCCATTCTTGAGTCCTATGCTTCTGATGACAGACAATATATTGATTATGATGCCGTTAGACAAAGCGAAGAATTTCGTAG ATGCAATCAGAGGTCAGCATATTCCTTAGGCAAACCCTTTGGCACAGGAGACAAGCGATTGGAG GTTGTTCTTGTCAAGTTTAATCCGTTAATTCACTTTGGACTTTGTATGGGTTCAAAGTTCAGTCCAAAGATTAGATTCTTCTCAGCtcaaagagtagaagatgaattaAGAGGTGCTACAAGAGACTTCTTTGAGAATAATAATGGAATTGAAGTGGACCTGGAGAAGAGAACAGTTCATCTCACTCCACTTTTAAAGTG GTTCGGTGGTGATTTTGGTACAGAGAAAGATATACTAAATTGGGTACTTAATTACTTGAGTCCCAGTAAATCAGGCCTTTTGTCTCATCTCTTATGTGATGCTGGCCCTGTTACTGTTTCCTACAAGAATTTTGATTGGTCAATGAAAACTTGA
- the LOC107627879 gene encoding uncharacterized protein LOC107627879 isoform X2, with product MEFNLSGVKVVVEQKQEEVNQLKGRITFFSRSNCRDCTAVRKFFREKGLPYVEINIDVFREREKELMERTGVSAVPQIFFNEKMFGGLVALNSLRRSGDFDRRVAEMLAEKCPDEAPAPPVYGVDPINHDRKDELYDQIRFVRQKIVISDRWRRMKIVRDCFVGEELVDALVEYLGCARSEAVVLGKQLARKHFIHHVFGYVNMTEDLHRVNLLELSENEKLAFFLNLYNAMVIHAIVRIGYPEGVMERMSFNTTFQYLIGGSPFSISDIKNGVLRCNQRSAYSLGKPFGTGDKRLEVVLVKFNPLIHFGLCMGSKFSPKIRFFSAQRVEDELRGATRDFFENNNGIEVDLEKRTVHLTPLLKWFGGDFGTEKDILNWVLNYLSPSKSGLLSHLLCDAGPVTVSYKNFDWSMKT from the exons ATGGAGTTCAACCTCTCCGGTGTCAAGGTGGTAGTAGAGCAGAAACAGGAGGAAGTGAATCAACTGAAAGGAAGAATCACCTTCTTCTCGAGATCGAATTGCAGAGACTGCACCGCCGTGAGGAAATTCTTCAGAGAGAAAGGTCTTCCGTACGTTGAGATAAACATCGACGTTTTCAGGGAGCGTGAGAAGGAGTTAATGGAGAGAACTGGAGTCTCAGCGGTGCCGCAGATTTTCTTCAACGAGAAGATGTTCGGCGGTTTGGTGGCGCTTAACTCGCTCCGTAGAAGCGGCGATTTCGATCGGAGGGTGGCGGAGATGCTGGCGGAGAAGTGTCCCGACGAAGCGCCGGCGCCGCCGGTGTACGGTGTCGATCCTATAAATCATGATAGGAAAGACGAGCTTTATGATCAGATTAGGTTCGTACGGCAGAAAATTGTGATCAGTGATCGGTGGAGGAGGATGAAGATCGTGAGGGACTGTTTCGTTGGCGAAGAGCTCGTTGATGCTTTGGTTGAATACCTTGGTTGCGCGCGTAGCGAG GCTGTTGTGCTCGGAAAACAGTTAGCCAGGAAGCACTTCATTCACCATGTTTTCGG GTATGTAAATATGACAGAGGATCTCCATCGGGTCAACCTATTGGAACTATCAGAAAACGAGAAACTTGCCTTCTTCTTAAATTTGTATAATGCCATGGTCATCCATGCTATTGTTAGAATAGGTTATCCAGAAGGTGTAATGGAAAGAATGTCATTCAATACCACTTTTCAGTATTTAATTGGAGGCAGCCCTTTTTCTATATCTGATATAAAAAATGGTGTCCTCAGATGCAATCAGAGGTCAGCATATTCCTTAGGCAAACCCTTTGGCACAGGAGACAAGCGATTGGAG GTTGTTCTTGTCAAGTTTAATCCGTTAATTCACTTTGGACTTTGTATGGGTTCAAAGTTCAGTCCAAAGATTAGATTCTTCTCAGCtcaaagagtagaagatgaattaAGAGGTGCTACAAGAGACTTCTTTGAGAATAATAATGGAATTGAAGTGGACCTGGAGAAGAGAACAGTTCATCTCACTCCACTTTTAAAGTG GTTCGGTGGTGATTTTGGTACAGAGAAAGATATACTAAATTGGGTACTTAATTACTTGAGTCCCAGTAAATCAGGCCTTTTGTCTCATCTCTTATGTGATGCTGGCCCTGTTACTGTTTCCTACAAGAATTTTGATTGGTCAATGAAAACTTGA